The sequence CTCTGCTCCGCAATAGCTCCTTGGTCACATCAGGCAACGCGGCGAGATGTAAATAGGTAAACAAGACTTGTCCGGGTCGGAAAAGCGAACATTCGGCAAGCAACGGTTCCTTCACTTTCACGATCATCTCGGATCTGGCAAAGAGGTCATGCGTGGAGCGCGTGATCGTGGCCCCTACCTTGCGGTATTCGTCATCGCTAAAACCACTGCCTTCGCCCGCGGAGGATTCTATCCAAACCTCATGCCCACGTTGACACAACATCGCCGTAGCCTCCGGCGTGAGACTGACGCGATATTCATGATCTTTGATCTCTTTTGGTATGCCGATTATCATTGAGACACTCCTCCCTCTTGCCTTCGCATCTTGTCATTTTCCAAATCCATTATACCTCGAGCCCAAACAAGACTTTTCCCAGCATCTGTCCGACCCGTGGACAGTCCCGAAATTCCTGTTGTAAGATGCACCGTCCAATGTTCTTCACGGAGGTTAGTATGGACTCTCGAGAAGAAACGTGTCAGGCGTGCGGATCCTCCAGTGGCCCACTCTCAAAATTGTCGCTGGGGAAAGATTTTTTTGGCCGCCACTACGATCGTCTGTCACCGCTGTCGGATCAGAATCCGAAATGGTATTGCGCTTCCTGCTCTATGCATAAGAATTTGCACCGAGACTTTCGCGACATCCACGCTGAATTCGACAAGCTTCGAGAGGGCCAGAGCTCCGAACTTACACATACCGACGAGTTTCAACGTGCGTCATTGCGATTACAAGAAATCCTGACTATCTTGAGCGCGCCGCACCAGCAATCTCCATTCTTAGAGGGTCCCGACGTCACACGACTGCTGGCACAGCTAAATACGTTCACCGTGCCGGTCTAGACGGAAAGCCTGATGCCAGCCTTTCAACGACACATTTTTATCTGCACCAATCAGCGTCCCAAGGACGATCCACGCGGCTGCTGTGCAAATCTTGGATCAGAAAAACTTCACGCGCATTTCAAGAGTGAATCCAAGCGACTTAACCTCAAGGGTGTCGTCCGTGCCAACAAAGCTGGCTGTCTCGACCATTGTGACCTTGGTCCCAGCGTGGTGATCTATCCAGAGGGAGTATGGTACTGGGTCGGCACCGAAGCGGATGTCACAGAGATCATGGAAGAGCATGTTGTACGGGGAAAGATCGTCACTCGCTTGCTCATGCCGGAGCATCCAGTCCCAGAACAATTGGCACCACTCAGGAAACCGTAACACTTCCTACGACACTTCCATGCCAACCGAAGACAAATGGAAGGCCAACATGCAAAAGGTGGCTTTCGCCCAACAGTTTCCCGGCCTGTTATTGAGCTGGCAAGCCTGCCAAGGCAAGACAATTCGTGCCGTCCTTCCACTCACGGGGAAACCGGGCGCGATGGTGATCGTGTTCACCGATGCGACCTTTACGATCGTTCCTCCGCTTGCTCCTGAGCCCTGGGCCATCGGACAAGCTCTCATAGACGCTCGTGCGCAGCTTGAATCTGCACATCGAACGGCTTACGAGGAATATGACCGATTGGCACAGAAGGATAGAGAGGCCCTACGCAGTGCGCGACTCGAAAAGATTTTAGGTGCGATTCACAATAACCTGGAACAGATCCCCGAGCTTAAAGATCGGCTCAAAGAACTCGTGAAGGAGTGGCAGTGAGTAGTCTCCCCCAAAAAAACATGTTTGAGATCTTTTCGCAAGGTCTCTTTGAAGGAGTCAAACCCATGTTAGTCATTCGTGATCACCTGGTCCGTCATCCTGACCGCTGCACTCACCAAGCTGTCTGTGTG is a genomic window of Candidatus Nitrospira kreftii containing:
- a CDS encoding Ferredoxin, 2Fe-2S encodes the protein MPAFQRHIFICTNQRPKDDPRGCCANLGSEKLHAHFKSESKRLNLKGVVRANKAGCLDHCDLGPSVVIYPEGVWYWVGTEADVTEIMEEHVVRGKIVTRLLMPEHPVPEQLAPLRKP
- a CDS encoding hypothetical protein (conserved protein of unknown function) encodes the protein MPTEDKWKANMQKVAFAQQFPGLLLSWQACQGKTIRAVLPLTGKPGAMVIVFTDATFTIVPPLAPEPWAIGQALIDARAQLESAHRTAYEEYDRLAQKDREALRSARLEKILGAIHNNLEQIPELKDRLKELVKEWQ